A part of Streptomyces sp. NBC_01210 genomic DNA contains:
- a CDS encoding alpha/beta fold hydrolase — protein sequence MDRSRLRSVSEGDAQLRHHVVHGYRRAYRIAGEGPAVLLIHGIGDSSATWVDLIPGLAQRYTVIAPDLLGHGASDKPRADYSVAAYANGMRDLLGVLGIDRATLVGHSLGGGVAMQFAYQFPERTERLVLVSAGGVGGEVNPVLRAVSLPGVNLLLSILTLPGMRRGTGLFTELIRRLDTDLGQDAPELLNLVDALPDATSRSAFIRTLRAVVDWRGQVVTMLDRCYLTQGMPTMLLWGSRDGVVPMEHAYGAHDAMPGSRLEIFEGAGHFPFHADPARFLALVEDFIETTRPADWSTERWRELLRSGREIEDVLQLASERSAT from the coding sequence ATGGACCGGAGCAGGCTGCGCTCCGTGAGCGAAGGCGACGCGCAGCTGCGCCACCATGTGGTGCACGGCTACCGCCGCGCGTACCGGATCGCCGGCGAAGGCCCGGCCGTCCTGCTCATTCACGGCATCGGTGACTCCTCCGCCACCTGGGTCGACCTCATACCGGGACTGGCTCAGAGATACACGGTCATCGCACCTGATCTGCTGGGCCACGGAGCGTCGGACAAGCCCCGTGCCGACTACTCGGTGGCGGCCTACGCGAACGGAATGCGCGATCTGCTCGGCGTGCTCGGTATCGACCGGGCCACGCTCGTCGGCCATTCGCTCGGCGGCGGAGTGGCCATGCAGTTCGCGTACCAGTTCCCCGAGCGCACCGAACGACTGGTCCTGGTGAGCGCCGGCGGTGTGGGCGGGGAGGTCAATCCCGTCCTGCGGGCCGTCTCGCTGCCCGGGGTAAACCTCCTCCTCTCGATACTCACCCTGCCCGGTATGCGGCGGGGAACCGGCCTCTTCACGGAACTGATCAGGCGGCTGGACACCGACCTCGGACAGGACGCGCCGGAGCTGCTCAACCTTGTGGACGCGCTGCCCGACGCGACCTCGCGCAGCGCCTTCATCCGCACACTGCGGGCGGTCGTCGACTGGCGCGGCCAGGTGGTGACCATGCTCGACCGCTGCTATCTGACGCAGGGCATGCCGACCATGCTGCTGTGGGGATCGCGCGACGGCGTGGTGCCGATGGAGCACGCGTACGGGGCGCACGACGCGATGCCGGGGAGCCGCCTGGAGATCTTCGAGGGGGCGGGCCACTTTCCCTTCCATGCCGACCCGGCGCGCTTTCTGGCGCTGGTCGAGGACTTCATCGAGACCACGCGGCCGGCCGACTGGAGTACGGAGCGCTGGCGTGAGCTGCTGCGGTCCGGGCGCGAGATCGAGGACGTCCTGCAGTTGGCGAGCGAGCGCAGCGCGACC
- a CDS encoding glucosamine-6-phosphate deaminase translates to MEVVIVPDSAVGGELIAEAMAELLRRKPDALLGVATGSTPLPIYEALAAKVRAAQVDASRGRICQLDEYVGLPSGHPESYRSVVLREVVEPLGLTDASFMGPDGTAEDVAAACLAYDRALAEAGGVDLQLLGIGTDGHIGFNEPCSSLASRTRIKTLTQQTRQDNARFFSGLDEVPHHVITQGIGTILEARHLVLLATGEAKAEAVALAVEGPLSALVPASALQLHPHATVVVDEAAASSLKLADYFRATYAAKPDWQGI, encoded by the coding sequence GTGGAAGTTGTCATCGTTCCCGACTCCGCCGTCGGCGGCGAGCTCATCGCCGAAGCCATGGCCGAACTGCTGCGACGCAAGCCCGACGCACTCCTGGGCGTAGCCACCGGCTCGACTCCGCTGCCGATCTACGAAGCCCTCGCAGCCAAGGTGCGCGCCGCGCAGGTGGATGCTTCCCGCGGCCGGATCTGCCAGCTCGACGAGTACGTAGGACTGCCTTCCGGCCACCCCGAGTCGTACCGCTCGGTGGTCCTCCGTGAGGTCGTCGAGCCGCTCGGCCTGACCGACGCCTCCTTCATGGGCCCCGACGGCACCGCCGAGGACGTCGCGGCCGCCTGCCTCGCCTACGACCGTGCGCTGGCCGAAGCCGGCGGCGTCGACCTCCAGTTGCTCGGCATCGGCACCGACGGACACATCGGCTTCAACGAGCCCTGCTCCTCACTCGCCTCCCGCACCCGGATCAAGACGCTGACCCAGCAGACCCGGCAGGACAACGCCCGGTTCTTCAGTGGCCTCGACGAGGTCCCGCACCACGTCATCACCCAGGGCATCGGCACCATCCTGGAAGCCCGTCATCTGGTCCTGCTGGCGACCGGTGAGGCGAAGGCCGAGGCCGTGGCGCTCGCCGTCGAAGGCCCACTGTCGGCACTGGTGCCCGCCTCGGCCCTGCAGCTCCATCCGCACGCCACCGTCGTGGTCGACGAGGCGGCGGCCTCCAGCCTCAAGCTCGCCGACTACTTCCGCGCCACCTATGCCGCCAAGCCCGACTGGCAGGGCATATAG
- a CDS encoding globin domain-containing protein — translation MDDIDVVTASLERVRLRAGHVVRYFYAHLFTHHPRLRPLFPAAMDDQYERLFAALVQVVEHLGHPALPAHLNRLGRDHRKFGISDEDYTAVGESLVAAIRYHSTHTWDDRTERAWLRVYGFVAAAMTGGAHSSLAANEPAWWDGTVVSHRLHGGHTAVIRVAPSAHYPWLPGQYATIEHPDLPGVWRPYSLAGRPGRGGVLEFHIGRVAEGLLSNVLCDGTTPGRTLRLGAASGSALTPPPGTPAVTLIAAGTGWAPVKAVLDELLARRPAPRIRIDVVARGEADFYDGGALVDILRAHPYLSAYWWYEERGKGRMRAAERLHSNLSARRGWPGETVYLCGPVMFVQETAELLHDCGLPAESLIRDPLPASVQPRGYVSHAEQFLDPPPVTWIDPDARTRPLDLPAPQPHPEPQPLHRPAPPDSSGGWFEPHGAVGRV, via the coding sequence ATGGACGACATCGATGTGGTCACAGCAAGCCTGGAACGAGTCAGACTCCGGGCCGGCCATGTGGTGCGCTACTTCTACGCGCATCTCTTCACCCACCATCCGCGGCTGCGCCCCCTGTTCCCCGCCGCGATGGACGACCAGTACGAGCGGCTGTTCGCCGCGCTGGTACAGGTCGTGGAGCATCTCGGCCACCCCGCGCTCCCCGCACACCTGAACCGACTCGGCCGGGATCACCGCAAGTTCGGGATATCCGACGAGGACTACACCGCCGTGGGCGAGAGCCTCGTCGCCGCCATCCGCTACCACAGCACACACACCTGGGACGACCGGACCGAGAGGGCATGGCTGCGGGTGTACGGATTCGTCGCCGCGGCCATGACCGGCGGAGCGCACAGCTCGCTCGCCGCGAACGAGCCGGCGTGGTGGGACGGCACTGTCGTCTCGCACCGCCTGCACGGCGGTCACACGGCCGTCATCCGCGTCGCCCCTTCCGCCCACTACCCGTGGCTGCCCGGCCAGTACGCCACGATCGAGCACCCGGATCTGCCGGGCGTGTGGCGGCCCTACTCCCTGGCCGGCCGCCCCGGCCGCGGCGGTGTGCTCGAGTTCCATATCGGCCGGGTCGCCGAAGGCCTGCTCAGCAATGTCCTGTGCGACGGCACGACGCCCGGCCGCACACTGCGGCTGGGCGCCGCCTCGGGATCCGCGCTGACCCCGCCGCCCGGCACCCCGGCCGTCACACTGATCGCCGCCGGCACGGGCTGGGCCCCGGTCAAGGCGGTCCTGGACGAGTTACTCGCCCGCAGGCCGGCGCCTCGTATCCGTATCGACGTCGTCGCCCGCGGCGAGGCCGACTTCTACGACGGCGGCGCTCTTGTCGACATCCTGCGCGCCCACCCCTATCTGAGCGCGTACTGGTGGTACGAGGAGCGCGGCAAGGGCCGGATGAGGGCCGCGGAACGTCTGCACAGCAATCTGAGCGCGCGCCGCGGGTGGCCCGGCGAAACCGTCTACCTCTGCGGTCCCGTGATGTTCGTGCAGGAGACGGCCGAACTGCTCCACGACTGCGGTCTGCCTGCAGAATCGCTTATCCGCGATCCACTGCCCGCGTCGGTGCAACCGCGCGGATACGTCTCCCACGCGGAGCAGTTCCTCGATCCACCGCCCGTGACCTGGATCGATCCGGACGCCCGTACGCGCCCGCTCGACCTCCCGGCGCCGCAGCCCCATCCCGAACCTCAGCCCCTGCACCGGCCCGCGCCACCGGACAGCA